A portion of the Algimonas porphyrae genome contains these proteins:
- a CDS encoding zinc-finger domain-containing protein → MTGSKRVRCDGGGGALGHPVTWLDMGEDDFVICKYCDRVFKLDPIAPIGGHH, encoded by the coding sequence ATGACGGGCAGCAAGCGCGTCAGATGCGACGGTGGCGGCGGTGCGCTGGGCCACCCTGTGACCTGGCTCGATATGGGCGAAGACGATTTCGTGATCTGCAAATATTGCGACCGCGTCTTCAAGCTCGATCCGATTGCGCCGATCGGCGGGCATCACTAG
- a CDS encoding 5-(carboxyamino)imidazole ribonucleotide synthase: MTPLPPGSTIGILGGGQLGRMLALAAARLGLKTHSYGPCDSDPAGQVSTHHTQAAYDDEAALARFGASCDVITYEWESIPLRAVELAGAGKPIAPNLNALRTAQDRLLEKTFLSGLPGVSVAPFREAGDSIHAMRRAIQFLGLPCVVKTRRGGYDGKGQAVIRDESDIVPVWEALGAFDLILEGFVDFTREASVICSRNPQGDVKAWPLTENVHRDHILHSSTAPAAGDDGTPSRIARTIVDALDYVGVIGVELFDTPQGWLVNEIAPRVHNSGHWTQDAGCTDQFEQHIRAVAGWPLGDTTPAWPVQMTNLIGTDAQSWDVLAHDPSARIHLYGKTEMRDGRKMGHVNRRL; the protein is encoded by the coding sequence ATGACGCCCCTCCCTCCCGGATCCACGATCGGCATTCTCGGCGGCGGACAGCTGGGTCGCATGCTGGCGCTTGCCGCGGCCCGGCTGGGCCTGAAAACCCATAGTTACGGCCCCTGCGACAGCGACCCTGCCGGACAGGTTTCGACCCATCATACCCAGGCCGCCTATGATGATGAGGCGGCGCTCGCCCGCTTCGGCGCGAGCTGCGACGTCATCACCTATGAGTGGGAATCGATCCCGCTTCGCGCCGTCGAACTGGCCGGGGCGGGCAAGCCGATCGCGCCCAACCTGAATGCCTTGCGCACGGCGCAGGACCGGCTGCTGGAGAAGACATTTCTATCGGGCCTGCCGGGCGTGTCCGTTGCCCCGTTCCGGGAAGCGGGCGACAGCATCCACGCCATGCGTCGGGCGATCCAGTTTCTCGGCCTGCCCTGCGTGGTGAAAACACGGCGCGGCGGCTATGACGGCAAGGGTCAGGCGGTGATCCGCGACGAATCCGATATCGTTCCGGTCTGGGAAGCGCTTGGCGCTTTTGACCTGATTCTGGAAGGCTTCGTCGATTTCACCCGCGAAGCCAGCGTGATCTGTTCGCGCAATCCGCAAGGCGACGTCAAGGCCTGGCCGCTGACCGAGAATGTTCACCGGGATCATATTCTGCACAGCTCGACCGCCCCTGCGGCGGGTGACGACGGCACGCCAAGCCGGATCGCCCGCACCATTGTCGACGCGCTTGATTATGTTGGCGTCATTGGCGTCGAACTGTTCGACACGCCACAAGGCTGGCTGGTCAACGAAATCGCCCCGCGCGTTCACAATAGCGGCCACTGGACCCAGGATGCGGGCTGCACCGATCAGTTCGAACAGCATATTCGCGCCGTCGCCGGATGGCCGCTCGGTGACACCACCCCGGCCTGGCCCGTTCAGATGACCAATCTGATCGGAACGGACGCCCAAAGCTGGGACGTCCTCGCCCATGACCCCTCGGCCCGCATTCATCTTTACGGCAAGACTGAGATGCGCGACGGGCGGAAAATGGGCCATGTGAATCGCCGCCTCTGA
- a CDS encoding winged helix-turn-helix transcriptional regulator, with translation MARKKPYDDGCATAHALDLIGERWALLIVRELVPGPKRFSDLRAALPGISTNILTNRLSDLETTHILIRRQLPPPAPAWVYELTPWGLALEPLIQELGRWAARSPGLIAGKPMSPASIMLSFRTMFDPERAGSMQASLSLVMNGLAHRIRIEAGELSIELGKAIDPDVHMDGDPNLVAGIVYGEMSLDEARAAGLTITGEEAVLHKFVTLFPLPPTAPETCSVTRD, from the coding sequence ATGGCGCGTAAGAAACCCTATGATGATGGCTGCGCGACGGCCCATGCGCTCGACCTGATCGGAGAGCGCTGGGCCCTTCTGATCGTTCGCGAACTGGTACCCGGCCCCAAACGCTTCAGCGATCTGCGTGCCGCCCTGCCGGGTATCAGCACCAATATTCTGACCAACCGTCTGAGCGATCTCGAGACGACACACATCCTGATCCGTCGGCAATTGCCCCCGCCCGCACCGGCATGGGTCTATGAGTTAACGCCCTGGGGTCTGGCGCTGGAGCCATTGATCCAGGAGCTGGGCCGCTGGGCCGCTCGCTCGCCCGGACTGATCGCCGGAAAACCGATGAGCCCGGCTTCAATCATGCTGTCATTCCGCACCATGTTCGATCCGGAACGGGCGGGGTCCATGCAGGCGAGCCTGTCACTGGTCATGAACGGTCTGGCGCACAGAATTCGTATCGAGGCCGGTGAGTTATCGATCGAGCTGGGCAAAGCCATCGATCCCGACGTCCATATGGACGGCGACCCCAATCTCGTCGCCGGGATCGTTTACGGCGAGATGAGCCTGGATGAAGCCAGAGCCGCAGGCCTGACCATAACGGGTGAGGAGGCCGTCCTGCACAAATTCGTCACGCTCTTCCCGCTGCCCCCGACAGCCCCTGAAACCTGTTCAGTCACCAGGGACTAG
- a CDS encoding Gfo/Idh/MocA family protein, with amino-acid sequence MPPNYRIGLLGASRIAPKSIIAPALKRADCTIAAIACRDVERGRVYAAEHGVPEADVCGSYAGLCARDDIDIIHNALPPSLHLETARAAMGKVQLIEKPFAMNAAEAQAIAALPGVIMEAFHHRYHPAFGLFLQWVDAVRPLTRLEGRFHATIPYQPDALRHIAALGGGGLMDLGTYPLQIARTLAEGEPTVIRALATEGQPRIDLFMEAELDFGDGLTATISSDMSEGIERLNYFEVIGSGGTVRMDNPVHPYRGCRITGPQGMVTDADHTRWRTITTYDAQLAHLIMSLGMGVQPLTDAASAVQQMRAIDAIYDASGLGQR; translated from the coding sequence GTGCCGCCCAACTATCGCATCGGCTTGCTGGGGGCCTCGCGGATTGCGCCTAAGTCTATCATCGCGCCCGCACTAAAGCGCGCAGACTGTACCATTGCCGCCATCGCCTGCCGGGATGTCGAGCGCGGGCGCGTCTACGCCGCTGAACATGGCGTGCCAGAGGCGGACGTGTGTGGGAGCTATGCCGGGCTTTGCGCGCGCGACGATATTGACATCATCCATAATGCGCTGCCGCCAAGCCTGCATCTGGAAACGGCCCGCGCCGCCATGGGCAAGGTCCAGCTGATCGAAAAACCCTTCGCCATGAATGCCGCCGAGGCGCAAGCGATTGCTGCCTTGCCCGGCGTGATCATGGAAGCGTTTCATCACCGTTATCACCCCGCCTTCGGCCTGTTCCTGCAATGGGTGGACGCGGTCCGTCCGCTCACCCGCCTGGAAGGCCGCTTTCACGCGACCATCCCGTACCAGCCCGACGCGCTCCGTCATATTGCCGCGCTGGGCGGCGGCGGGCTGATGGATCTGGGCACCTACCCGCTGCAGATCGCGCGGACGCTGGCGGAGGGCGAGCCGACCGTGATCCGGGCCCTCGCGACCGAAGGCCAGCCGCGCATCGACCTGTTCATGGAAGCCGAACTCGATTTCGGTGACGGTCTGACGGCGACAATTAGCAGCGACATGAGTGAAGGGATTGAGCGCCTCAACTATTTCGAAGTCATCGGCTCAGGCGGCACGGTGCGTATGGACAATCCGGTTCACCCTTATCGTGGCTGCCGGATCACCGGGCCGCAGGGAATGGTGACGGATGCGGATCACACGCGCTGGCGCACAATCACGACTTATGACGCGCAACTCGCCCATCTGATCATGAGCCTCGGCATGGGCGTTCAGCCCTTGACCGATGCGGCCTCAGCCGTGCAGCAGATGCGCGCGATCGACGCCATTTATGACGCCAGCGGCCTAGGACAGAGATGA
- the pstC gene encoding phosphate ABC transporter permease subunit PstC has translation MIDPVPVYLMLILGALMLAGYRLAHGRALRLIQAANERPRAQPRHHARLTAVMTGLTGLAILLAGWLWRGPDPGMLFDAVWLAALITGTTLSSVLAMSWVEPDFGARVHVERLAETALMLLSLVAVMTTIGIIASLVFEATLFFRDVSVAEFLFGTQWSPQTAIRAGQAGQSGAFGAVPVFAGTFLITGIALLVAGPIGLMVAIYLSEYASVRTRAIVKPAIEVLAGIPTVVYGFFALISVGPAIRQFTALMGADVPTQSALAAGLVMGVMIIPLVSSLSDDVIRAVPQALRDNSTALGATKSETLTRVVLQSALPGIIGAFLLAVSRAIGETMIVVMAAGRAANLSANPFEAVTTVTVQIVALLTGDQVFDSPRTLAAFALGLVLFVITLLLNIGALGVVNRYRARFS, from the coding sequence ATGATCGACCCGGTCCCGGTCTATCTAATGCTGATTCTCGGCGCGCTGATGCTGGCCGGGTACAGGCTCGCCCATGGCCGGGCCCTGCGCCTGATACAGGCCGCCAATGAACGCCCCCGGGCGCAGCCGCGCCATCATGCGCGGCTCACCGCCGTCATGACCGGGCTAACCGGCCTCGCGATCCTGCTGGCGGGTTGGCTGTGGCGGGGACCGGATCCCGGCATGCTGTTCGACGCCGTCTGGCTCGCCGCTCTTATCACGGGAACGACCTTGTCCAGCGTCTTGGCGATGAGCTGGGTCGAACCGGATTTCGGCGCACGCGTTCATGTCGAGCGGCTTGCGGAAACCGCCCTTATGCTGTTGTCGCTCGTCGCCGTGATGACCACGATCGGCATTATCGCCTCGCTTGTGTTCGAAGCGACCCTTTTCTTCCGGGACGTGTCCGTGGCGGAATTTCTGTTCGGGACGCAATGGTCGCCGCAGACGGCGATCCGGGCTGGACAGGCAGGGCAGAGCGGTGCCTTCGGGGCAGTGCCTGTCTTTGCCGGAACATTTCTGATCACCGGGATCGCCTTGCTGGTGGCTGGTCCTATTGGTCTGATGGTGGCCATCTATCTGTCAGAATATGCATCCGTGCGCACGCGCGCCATCGTCAAACCGGCGATCGAAGTGCTGGCGGGCATTCCGACCGTCGTCTACGGCTTTTTCGCCCTAATCAGCGTCGGCCCGGCGATTCGCCAGTTCACGGCATTGATGGGGGCTGATGTGCCAACCCAGTCGGCACTGGCGGCGGGGCTGGTCATGGGGGTGATGATCATTCCGCTGGTCAGCTCGCTTTCGGACGATGTGATCCGGGCGGTACCGCAGGCGTTGCGCGACAATTCCACAGCGCTTGGCGCGACCAAGTCGGAAACGTTGACCCGTGTTGTGCTGCAAAGCGCCTTGCCCGGCATTATTGGAGCCTTCCTGCTGGCCGTGTCGCGCGCCATCGGCGAAACCATGATCGTCGTGATGGCGGCAGGCCGTGCCGCGAACCTCAGCGCCAACCCATTCGAGGCTGTCACAACTGTCACGGTTCAGATCGTGGCCCTGCTGACAGGGGATCAGGTGTTTGACAGTCCGCGGACACTGGCCGCCTTTGCCCTCGGCCTAGTCCTGTTCGTGATCACCTTATTACTGAATATTGGCGCGCTTGGTGTCGTCAATCGCTACCGGGCGCGCTTTTCATGA
- a CDS encoding VOC family protein, translating to MNFAAKVRTCLSLQSEAEEAARFYVSLLPDSEIEQIVRPGPDGPVLVVEFRLGGAPFMTLNGIAEPVSTQMHSISVLTEDQAETDDLWAKLTEGGEARQCGWLVDRFGMHWQIVPKALPQLLSQGGPAAGRVQAAMMAMGKIDIAELERAAAE from the coding sequence GTGAATTTCGCAGCCAAAGTCCGCACATGTCTGTCGCTGCAATCTGAAGCGGAAGAGGCGGCGCGCTTTTATGTCAGCCTTTTGCCGGATAGCGAGATCGAGCAGATCGTCAGACCCGGTCCGGACGGGCCGGTGCTGGTCGTGGAATTCCGGCTTGGCGGTGCGCCCTTCATGACATTGAACGGCATTGCCGAACCCGTCTCAACCCAGATGCACTCGATCTCGGTTCTGACAGAGGATCAAGCCGAAACGGATGATCTGTGGGCAAAGCTGACGGAAGGGGGCGAGGCGCGCCAATGTGGCTGGCTGGTCGATCGGTTTGGCATGCACTGGCAGATCGTTCCGAAAGCCCTGCCGCAGCTACTCAGTCAAGGCGGCCCCGCCGCAGGCCGCGTTCAGGCCGCCATGATGGCGATGGGAAAGATCGATATTGCCGAACTGGAGCGCGCCGCCGCTGAATAG
- a CDS encoding ABC transporter ATP-binding protein, translating to MSDKPQHAPAHDTAAIELIDLKKTYKASRKAPAKTALHGIDLTIPRGSIFGLLGPNGAGKSTAINILAGLVNKSSGTARIMGYDIERQTRQARASIGIVPQEIAMDVFFTPYDALELQAGYYGVPKSERRTMEILDALGLADKRDAYVRQLSGGMKRRLLIAKALVHNPPVLILDEPTAGVDIELRRQLWDYVQELHARGTTVILTTHYLEEAEALCDQIAIIHHGRIVANESKDTLLSRMDRRILVITPAEALSAVPDSLSDLDAALEDGNLIITYQKGKDSVTGLMNRVKDAGLSIDDLRTDQPDLEDVFLQLTYGSDGVAA from the coding sequence ATGTCAGACAAGCCTCAACATGCGCCCGCGCACGACACAGCTGCGATCGAACTGATCGACCTGAAGAAAACCTATAAGGCGTCGCGCAAGGCCCCGGCCAAGACCGCTCTGCACGGCATCGACCTGACGATTCCACGCGGCAGTATTTTCGGCCTGCTGGGTCCGAACGGCGCGGGCAAAAGTACGGCGATCAACATCCTGGCCGGTCTGGTCAACAAATCGTCCGGCACGGCGCGGATCATGGGCTATGACATAGAGCGCCAGACGCGACAGGCCCGCGCCTCGATCGGTATCGTGCCGCAGGAAATCGCCATGGATGTGTTTTTCACGCCCTATGATGCGCTGGAACTGCAAGCCGGTTATTATGGTGTGCCGAAGTCTGAACGCCGGACGATGGAAATTCTCGACGCGCTGGGTCTGGCGGATAAGCGCGACGCCTATGTACGGCAACTCTCAGGCGGGATGAAACGCCGCCTGCTGATCGCCAAGGCCCTGGTGCATAATCCGCCCGTCCTGATCCTCGACGAACCGACGGCGGGTGTCGATATCGAGCTGCGCCGCCAGCTCTGGGACTATGTGCAGGAGCTGCATGCGCGCGGCACGACCGTGATCCTGACAACGCATTATCTCGAAGAAGCCGAAGCGCTCTGCGATCAGATCGCGATCATCCACCATGGCCGCATCGTCGCCAATGAAAGCAAGGATACATTGCTGTCCCGGATGGATCGGCGTATCCTCGTGATCACGCCCGCCGAGGCGCTGTCCGCCGTGCCGGACAGTCTGTCCGATCTCGACGCCGCGCTAGAAGACGGTAATCTGATCATCACCTATCAGAAGGGCAAGGATTCAGTCACGGGACTGATGAACCGGGTCAAGGATGCCGGGCTGAGCATCGACGATCTGCGCACGGATCAACCCGATCTGGAAGATGTCTTCCTGCAGCTGACCTATGGCAGTGACGGTGTCGCGGCGTAG
- a CDS encoding SDR family oxidoreductase, whose protein sequence is MSTVLITGCSTGLGVAMSVKAAQAGHTVVATMRNLDKRGQIDAALTEAGVTADVRMLDVTDQTSIDACIAGVLNDHGRIDVLINNAGAAQLRTTEQASDAELQWITDVNYYGVVRMTKAVLPGMRETRSGRIINISSVGGLVGQPFNDFYCAAKFAVEGYTESLASYVGPAFGIHFSLIEPGGINTAFADNALAHFAQSGGMLDDEYKPLLEAYIGGAQSRAESSDDPGSFAYQSADAVADIVMDVMSAGQPPLRTRTSDWSEAFTARKTQADPTGLKQRDDVVERFLGTYDFGS, encoded by the coding sequence ATGAGCACAGTACTGATTACCGGATGCTCGACAGGGCTGGGCGTTGCGATGAGCGTGAAGGCCGCGCAGGCGGGCCACACCGTCGTGGCAACCATGCGAAATCTCGACAAGCGCGGGCAAATCGACGCGGCGCTCACAGAGGCCGGTGTGACGGCGGATGTTCGCATGCTCGACGTGACCGATCAGACCAGCATCGATGCCTGCATCGCCGGCGTATTGAACGATCATGGCCGGATCGACGTGCTGATCAACAATGCCGGCGCGGCCCAGCTGCGCACCACGGAGCAGGCCAGCGATGCCGAGCTGCAATGGATCACGGACGTCAATTATTACGGTGTCGTGCGCATGACCAAAGCCGTTCTGCCCGGCATGCGCGAGACGCGGTCAGGACGGATCATCAATATCTCATCCGTCGGCGGGCTGGTCGGTCAACCCTTCAACGATTTCTACTGCGCAGCCAAATTTGCCGTTGAGGGTTATACGGAAAGCCTGGCGTCCTATGTCGGACCGGCCTTCGGCATCCATTTCAGCCTGATTGAGCCGGGCGGCATCAATACGGCGTTTGCGGATAATGCGCTGGCCCATTTTGCCCAATCCGGCGGCATGCTCGACGATGAATATAAACCGTTGCTCGAAGCCTATATTGGCGGCGCGCAGAGCCGGGCGGAAAGCTCAGACGACCCTGGCAGCTTCGCCTATCAGAGCGCGGACGCAGTCGCCGATATCGTCATGGACGTGATGAGTGCCGGCCAGCCCCCGCTGCGCACCCGCACGAGCGACTGGTCGGAAGCGTTCACAGCCCGCAAGACCCAGGCTGATCCGACAGGGTTGAAACAGCGCGACGATGTGGTGGAACGATTTCTGGGAACCTATGATTTCGGGAGCTAA
- a CDS encoding DUF1428 domain-containing protein has product MSYIDGVVAAVPTVNKQAYLDHAKAAVTVFKRHGALSMVECWGDDIPEGKINSLHTAVQRKDDETVVFSWIVWPSKTVRDEGWEKIMTDPDMVDNEMPFDGSRMIFGGFDVLLEA; this is encoded by the coding sequence ATGAGCTACATCGATGGGGTCGTCGCGGCCGTTCCGACTGTAAATAAGCAGGCTTATCTGGATCATGCCAAGGCCGCCGTCACCGTGTTCAAACGGCACGGCGCGTTGTCCATGGTCGAATGCTGGGGTGACGATATTCCGGAAGGAAAGATCAACTCCCTCCATACGGCGGTGCAGCGCAAGGATGACGAGACGGTTGTCTTCTCCTGGATCGTCTGGCCGTCCAAGACGGTGCGCGACGAAGGGTGGGAAAAGATCATGACCGATCCGGACATGGTGGATAACGAGATGCCGTTCGATGGCAGCCGGATGATATTCGGTGGCTTTGACGTGCTGCTGGAAGCGTAG
- the purE gene encoding 5-(carboxyamino)imidazole ribonucleotide mutase codes for MSTPSVSPSAVPSSATPPVAIIMGSTSDWPTMEHAAMILDELGIAYEATVISAHRTPQRLYDFSTAAAERGFKVVIAGAGGAAHLPGMCASMTRLPVLGVPVESKALSGMDSLLSIAQMPGGVPVGTLAIGKSGAKNAGLLAAAMLATSDDRLAARLDDWRARQTDSIGTDPRG; via the coding sequence ATGAGCACCCCATCTGTTTCTCCTTCGGCTGTTCCTTCTTCGGCAACACCTCCGGTCGCCATCATCATGGGCTCGACCAGTGACTGGCCGACCATGGAACATGCGGCCATGATCCTGGACGAACTCGGCATTGCCTATGAGGCGACCGTGATTTCGGCCCACCGCACGCCGCAGCGACTCTATGATTTTTCCACCGCCGCTGCCGAACGCGGTTTCAAGGTTGTCATTGCCGGCGCGGGCGGCGCGGCGCATTTGCCCGGCATGTGCGCGTCCATGACCCGCCTGCCCGTACTGGGCGTCCCGGTAGAGTCCAAGGCATTGTCCGGAATGGACAGCCTGTTGTCGATCGCGCAGATGCCTGGCGGCGTGCCCGTCGGTACGCTCGCAATTGGCAAGTCCGGCGCGAAGAATGCAGGCCTGCTGGCAGCCGCCATGCTGGCCACGTCCGACGATAGGCTGGCGGCGCGGCTGGATGACTGGCGCGCGCGGCAGACCGACAGTATCGGCACGGATCCCCGCGGCTAG
- the pstB gene encoding phosphate ABC transporter ATP-binding protein PstB produces the protein MIIRSDRNRPSGQAAPKPLKFRCRDVSLHYGDFRALNGIDIDIADYSVTALIGPSGCGKSSLLRIFNRMNDTIPGARVSGTIQMDNTDIYGPDIDPVLLRARVGMVFQKPSPFPRSVYENVAYGPRLHGLTRNRTELDVMVENSLRRAGLWDEVKDRLSMPAPGLSVGQQQRLVLARALAIEPDVILMDEPASSLDPIATARLEALIEELKTRYCIIIVTHSMAQAARISDRTAFLHQGELIEFDQTDRLFTNPTDTRTQDYITGRFG, from the coding sequence GTGATCATCCGGTCCGATCGAAATCGTCCATCCGGACAGGCGGCCCCCAAGCCGCTCAAATTCCGTTGTCGCGACGTGTCCCTGCATTATGGGGACTTCCGCGCGCTGAACGGGATCGACATTGATATTGCGGATTACAGCGTGACCGCGTTGATCGGCCCATCCGGCTGCGGCAAGTCCAGCCTGCTACGCATCTTCAACCGGATGAACGATACGATACCGGGCGCGCGGGTCAGTGGGACGATCCAGATGGACAATACGGATATTTACGGGCCCGACATCGATCCCGTCCTGCTGCGCGCGCGGGTCGGCATGGTGTTTCAGAAGCCATCGCCCTTTCCCCGCTCCGTCTACGAGAATGTCGCCTATGGTCCGCGTCTTCACGGTCTGACGCGCAACCGGACGGAGCTCGACGTCATGGTCGAGAACAGCCTGCGCCGCGCAGGCCTGTGGGATGAGGTCAAGGACAGGCTCTCCATGCCGGCGCCTGGCCTGTCGGTCGGTCAGCAGCAGCGCTTGGTGCTGGCGCGAGCGCTTGCGATAGAACCGGATGTGATCCTGATGGACGAACCCGCCAGTTCGCTCGACCCGATCGCAACGGCGCGGCTGGAAGCGCTGATCGAGGAGCTCAAGACCCGCTACTGCATCATCATCGTCACTCACAGCATGGCACAGGCGGCGCGCATTTCGGACCGGACGGCCTTTCTGCATCAGGGCGAACTGATCGAATTCGACCAGACCGACCGCCTCTTCACCAACCCGACCGATACGCGCACACAGGACTATATTACGGGCCGGTTCGGCTAG
- a CDS encoding S-methyl-5'-thioadenosine phosphorylase: MSQWVLGILGGSGLYDIDGLENEQWIAIDTPWGAPSDDILFADYKGVSLRFLPRHGRGHSLTPTTVNYRANIDALKRAGCTDVLSLSAVGSLQEAYAPGDFVAVNQFIDRTFAREKSFFGPGCVAHVSVADPVCPRLSGLATDAAQAAGATVHRAGDGDHLTYLAMEGPQFSTKAESALYRQWGCDVIGMTNMPEAKLAREAELPYATLAMVTDYDCWHPDHGSVDVASVIAILQQNAKTAANTVRTLCETLSGTPRTACAAGIETNLDVAIITPPDARDPELVAKLDAVAGRVLRQG; encoded by the coding sequence ATGTCCCAATGGGTGCTGGGCATTCTCGGCGGCTCTGGTCTTTACGATATTGACGGGCTCGAAAACGAACAATGGATCGCCATCGATACGCCCTGGGGCGCGCCGTCAGATGATATTCTCTTTGCCGACTATAAGGGCGTCAGTCTGCGCTTCCTGCCGCGTCATGGGCGCGGCCATTCACTAACGCCAACGACCGTCAATTACCGCGCCAATATCGATGCGCTCAAACGTGCGGGATGCACAGATGTGCTGTCGCTCAGCGCCGTCGGGTCCCTGCAGGAAGCCTATGCTCCCGGGGATTTTGTCGCCGTCAACCAGTTCATCGACCGGACATTTGCGCGGGAAAAAAGTTTTTTCGGTCCCGGCTGCGTAGCTCATGTCTCTGTCGCCGATCCGGTCTGCCCGCGCCTGTCGGGTCTGGCGACGGACGCGGCACAGGCGGCTGGCGCGACGGTACACCGGGCGGGGGATGGCGACCATCTGACCTATCTGGCCATGGAAGGCCCGCAATTCTCGACCAAGGCGGAAAGCGCGCTCTATCGGCAATGGGGCTGCGACGTGATCGGCATGACCAACATGCCCGAAGCCAAACTCGCCCGCGAAGCCGAACTGCCCTATGCGACCCTGGCCATGGTGACGGACTATGATTGCTGGCATCCGGATCATGGCAGCGTCGATGTCGCCAGTGTCATCGCTATCCTGCAGCAGAATGCGAAAACCGCCGCCAATACGGTCAGGACCCTCTGCGAAACGCTCTCCGGCACCCCCCGGACCGCCTGCGCCGCCGGCATCGAAACCAACCTCGACGTCGCCATCATCACCCCGCCGGATGCGCGCGATCCGGAACTGGTGGCAAAGCTCGACGCAGTCGCAGGACGGGTCCTGCGGCAGGGTTAA
- a CDS encoding PstA family ABC transporter permease, translating into MTGRGLTGDDPAMMRRLRRRRAAESRFRLYGRLSILIALAALGWLLLSIMMTGLSAFTQYWVTLDLEVTAPLADEDRNDRRVLADALASRLDAPRDDASRAELLQIISASAATRAIRSQFADNPATMDPRTLSLRIPLSDLSDQFLKGHIDPALPRGERKITDRQIGWIDRLADEGRIAPRFNRALFVNPDSRDPERAGMATGIIGSVMILMIASALALPIGVGAAIYLDSFAPRTGWGGRLTRVVEVNINNLAAVPSIVFGLLGLAVFINVFGLARSIALVGGLVLALRMFPTIVIASRAALQSVPDGVTDAALSLGASKMQAVFGHKVQIAAPGILTGSIIGMAQALGETAPLLMIGMVAFVTEIPASPTDPATALPVQIFLWSGSAETAWAERTSAAVMALLVVLMIINGLAIVMRERLQRRRKL; encoded by the coding sequence ATGACCGGGCGCGGGCTGACAGGTGACGACCCGGCGATGATGCGTAGGCTGCGAAGGCGCCGCGCTGCGGAAAGCCGGTTCCGCCTCTATGGGCGGCTCTCCATCCTGATCGCCTTGGCGGCGTTGGGCTGGCTTCTCCTGTCGATCATGATGACCGGATTGTCGGCCTTTACCCAGTACTGGGTCACGCTCGACCTTGAGGTCACCGCCCCATTGGCGGATGAAGACCGCAATGACAGGCGTGTCCTGGCGGATGCGCTGGCATCGCGACTGGACGCCCCGCGTGACGATGCCAGCCGCGCGGAATTATTGCAGATCATATCCGCCTCTGCGGCCACGCGCGCTATTCGCAGCCAATTTGCTGACAATCCGGCGACGATGGATCCGCGCACGCTCAGTCTGCGTATTCCGCTCTCCGATCTGTCGGACCAATTCCTTAAAGGGCATATCGATCCGGCCCTGCCGCGTGGCGAACGCAAGATTACGGACCGACAGATCGGGTGGATCGACCGTCTCGCCGATGAAGGCCGGATCGCGCCACGTTTCAACCGCGCTCTGTTCGTCAATCCTGACAGTCGGGACCCGGAACGCGCCGGCATGGCAACAGGCATTATCGGCTCGGTCATGATCCTGATGATTGCCAGCGCGCTCGCCCTGCCGATCGGGGTCGGCGCGGCTATCTATCTGGACAGTTTTGCGCCGCGCACGGGCTGGGGCGGGCGTCTGACCCGCGTGGTCGAGGTCAATATCAACAATCTTGCGGCGGTGCCCTCCATCGTGTTCGGATTGCTGGGTCTTGCTGTCTTCATCAATGTGTTCGGGCTGGCCCGTTCGATTGCATTGGTGGGCGGTCTGGTTCTGGCGCTGCGCATGTTTCCGACCATCGTGATCGCGTCCCGCGCCGCGCTTCAATCCGTCCCGGACGGCGTCACGGATGCAGCGCTCAGCCTCGGTGCGTCGAAAATGCAGGCCGTCTTCGGTCACAAGGTCCAGATCGCCGCCCCCGGAATCCTGACCGGGTCCATCATCGGCATGGCGCAGGCGCTGGGCGAAACCGCGCCGCTGCTGATGATCGGCATGGTCGCTTTCGTCACCGAAATTCCGGCCTCGCCAACCGATCCCGCGACCGCCCTGCCGGTTCAGATCTTTCTTTGGTCCGGCTCGGCGGAAACCGCCTGGGCCGAACGGACATCGGCAGCCGTCATGGCGCTGCTGGTGGTGCTGATGATCATTAACGGGTTGGCGATCGTGATGCGTGAACGTCTGCAGCGACGGAGGAAACTGTGA